From Aedes albopictus strain Foshan chromosome 1, AalbF5, whole genome shotgun sequence, one genomic window encodes:
- the LOC109401844 gene encoding mediator of RNA polymerase II transcription subunit 10, which produces MASPLENLENHLEMFIENVRQIRIIVSDFQPQGQNVLNQKIQSLVTGLQEIDKLKNQVDVNVPLEVFDYIDQGRNPQLYTKDCIDKALTKNEEVKGKIDSYRKFKSNLMKELDETFPNEINKYKAIRGDE; this is translated from the exons ATGGCATCCCCACTGGAAAATCTCGAAAACCACCTGGAAATGTTCATCGAAAACGTGCGGCAGATCCGGATCATCGTCAGTGACTTCCAACCGCAGGGCCAGAACGTGCTGAATCAGAAGAT ACAATCCCTCGTCACCGGCCTCCAAGAGATCGACAAGCTCAAAAACCAGGTGGACGTCAACGTGCCGCTGGAGGTGTTCGATTACATCGATCAGGGCAGGAATCCGCAGCTGTACACCAAGGACTGTATCGATAAGGCGCTGACCAAGAACGAGGAGGTCAAGGGGAAGATCGATTCCTATCGGAAGTTCAAGAGCAACCTGATGAAGGAGCTGGACGAGACGTTTCCGAACGAGATCAACAAGTATAAGGCGATCCGGGGGGATGAGTGA
- the LOC134288514 gene encoding uncharacterized protein K02A2.6-like yields the protein MPDADLKNAILQLTNLIARQQHQIEAQQQQIENLGIRGHPGSGSEKIIESLASGIQDFQYDPDGGVFFDGWYARYEDVITKDGQSLDDAARVRLLLRKLSTPLHEKYVNTILPNHPRNFTLDETVTKLKKLFGRQKSVFHSRYQCLQYAKSDADDFTSYAAMVNKHCEAFQLSKLTPDQFKAIRFVCGLQSPRDADIRTRLISKLEADETAVNEQGEAASKVTLENLVEECHRVANLKQDTLMVENKEARNVNIVSRKPKNPVKNPKIPKTPCWKCGDQHYVRECPFASHTCSRCKQLGHKEGYCSSNKPTPSKPFKQTKPRENVKTRSIHTVRNVGSKRKFIPVELNGTTVKLQHDSASDITIISEDTWNSIGQPPTQPTEESAVTASGGNLNLLAEFQTEITIRNVTKTGRIFISDNAELNVLGIETMDLFDLWSVPISSLVNVVHQRPDQQPDEYVSQLKQNFPEVFRSTLGRCTKAQVKLYLKPDARPSYCPKRPVAYAALPKVDEELERLQNNGIISPVRFSDWAAPIVVVRKADNISVRVCGDYSTGLNDALECDRHPLPHPDDLFAELAGARYFTHLDLSDAYLQVEVEEESRKLLTVNTHRGLFQYNRLPPGVKSAPGAFQRIIDSMVAGIPGVKPYLDDILIAGRTKEEHDRNLYAVLNRIREYGFHLRLEKCRFALSQIEFLGHIVDKDGIRPDPSKTDAISKMQPPKDVQQLRSYLGAVNYYGRFVKQMKKLRAPLDNLLKKDARWNWTNECQQSFEQFKAILLSDLLLTHYDPSKEIIVAADASKYGLGAVIMHRFPTGEVKAIAHASRSLTPAEMNYGQVEKEALALIFAVTRFHKMLYGRHFLLQTDHQPLLKVFGSKKGIPVYTANRLQRWALTLLLYDFDIKHVSTTNFGYADFLSRLMSSQRRPDEDYVIAAVYVESEAKAILEDTISNLPVTHQMIVAETRKDPVLQQVMNFLKEGWPAQPKQIADPDVKKYFARRDGLQVVDDCIMFGDRIVVPLKFRRRIVRQLHRGHPGMDRMKSLARSYIYWPNVDDDVTQFVQECTACAEAAKSPTKASLESWPLAVKPWQRVHIDFAGPIDGYYYFVIVDAYSKWPEIFRTRSITTTATLDLLRETFSRFGNPDTLVSDNGTQFTSVQFQQYCRENGITHLRTAPYHPQSNGQAERFVDSLKRGLKKLSKGEGSPTLEHLQTFLSVYRSTPNRNTPQSTSPAEAFLGRPVRTTLDLLKKPAPEAPGAKNLKQNEQFNRRHGAIKRDFEEDDLVYVEQHFRNTKSWMPGRVIERKGSVHYIVSLENNGRPKLVRAHVNQMRPRYDTAVPEPTTQLPWEVLLDEVQLQATAVLADPEEQPDIVEALVPVVTPPPVLEEAAGPVQATSGIPPIEDDEAPTVPPPVSSEPVEGYLRRSVRVSRIPRWLSSYDIF from the coding sequence ATGCCCGACGCGGATCTGAAGAACGCCATCCTGCAGCTCACCAATCTCATCGCGCGGCAGCAGCACCAGATTGAAGCGCAGCAGCAGCAAATCGAAAATCTGGGAATCCGTGGCCACCCCGGCTCCGGCAGCGAGAAGATCATCGAGTCTTTGGCAAGCGGCATTCAAGATTTCCAGTACGATCCGGACGGCGGAGTTTTCTTCGATGGCTGGTACGCGAGGTACGAGGACGTCATCACGAAGGACGGCCAATCCCTGGACGACGCCGCCCGTGTGAGGTTGCTTCTACGCAAGCTAAGCACACCTTTGCACGAAAAGTACGTGAATACCATTCTTCCCAACCACCCCCGGAACTTCACCCTGGACGAGACCGTCACGAAGCTGAAGAAACTGTTCGGTCGGCAGAAGTCGGTCTTTCATTCCCGTTACCAATGCCTGCAGTACGCAAAAAGTGACGCGGATGACTTCACCTCGTATGCTGCCATGGTGAACAAACACTGTGAAGCGTTTCAACTCTCCAAGCTCACCCCGGATCAATTCAAGGCGATCCGTTTCGTCTGTGGACTCCAATCGCCACGGGATGCGGACATCCGAACAAGATTGATCTCGAAGCTGGAAGCCGACGAAACCGCAGTCAACGAACAAGGAGAAGCGGCCAGCAAGGTCACCCTGGAGAACCTCGTGGAAGAATGCCATCGCGTGGCCAACCTCAAACAGGACACACTGATGGTGGAGAACAAGGAAGCACGCAACGTCAACATTGTCTCCCGCAAGCCGAAGAATCCTGTGAAAAATCCGAAAATCCCCAAAACGCCCTGCTGGAAGTGTGGTGACCAGCACTACGTACGCGAGTGTCCATTCGCTTCGCACACCTGTTCCAGATGCAAGCAGCTAGGACACAAGGAGGGGTACTGTTCAAGCAACAAGCCTACGCCCTCGAAGCCATTCAAGCAGACGAAACCCAGAGAGAACGTGAAGACGAGGAGCATCCACACCGTTCGAAACGTTGGAAGCAAGCGGAAGTTCATCCCGGTCGAGCTCAACGGTACAACAGTCAAGCTCCAGCACGACTCGGCGTCCGACATCACCATTATCTCCGAAGATACTTGGAACAGCATCGGACAGCCACCCACTCAACCGACGGAGGAATCTGCAGTAACAGCTTCTGGTGGCAACCTGAACCTTCTCGCCGAGTTCCAAACCGAGATCACCATCAGGAATGTGACCAAAACCGGTCGCATCTTCATCTCGGACAACGCTGAACTCAACGTTCTTGGAATCGAGACTATGGATCTATTCGATCTGTGGTCTGTGCCGATCAGCAGCTTGGTCAACGTCGTACACCAACGTCCCGACCAACAACCCGATGAATACGTGAGTCAACTCAAGCAAAACTTCCCGGAGGTTTTCCGAAGCACGCTGGGTAGGTGCACTAAAGCGCAAGTGAAGCTGTACCTGAAGCCTGATGCACGTCCTTCCTATTGCCCGAAGCGACCCGTGGCGTACGCTGCGCTCCCCAAGGTAGATGAAGAACTCGAAAGGCTCCAGAACAACGGTATCATTTCTCCGGTTCGATTCTCGGACTGGGCAGCTCCAATAGTCGTCGTACGCAAAGCGGACAACATTTCGGTCCGTGTGTGTGGTGATTATTCGACGGGGTTGAACGACGCGCTGGAATGTGACCGCCACCCACTGCCTCATCCTGACGACCTCTTTGCGGAACTGGCTGGAGCACGTTACTTCACACACCTCGACTTGTCTGACGCTTACCTGCAGGTCGAGGTCGAGGAGGAATCGCGGAAGCTACTCACGGTCAACACCCACCGTGGCCTATTCCAGTACAACCGATTACCCCCTGGAGTCAAGTCGGCACCCGGCGCTTTCCAGCGCATCATCGACAGCATGGTGGCCGGCATCCCTGGAGTCAAGCCGTATCTGGACGACATCCTCATCGCTGGTCGGACCAAGGAGGAACATGACCGCAATCTCTACGCCGTTCTCAACCGTATACGTGAGTATGGTTTCCACTTACGTCTCGAAAAGTGTCGTTTCGCACTCTCCCAGATCGAGTTCCTCGGACATATCGTGGACAAAGATGGCATCCGCCCGGACCCTTCCAAAACTGATGCCATTTCGAAGATGCAACCTCCGAAGGACGTTCAGCAGCTCCGTTCCTACCTCGGTGCTGTGAACTACTATGGTCGATTCGTGAAGCAGATGAAGAAACTCCGGGCCCCTCTGGACAACCTGCTCAAGAAAGATGCCCGTTGGAATTGGACCAACGAATGCCAACAATCCTTCGAGCAGTTCAAGGCCATTCTACTCTCCGATCTGCTGCTCACCCACTATGACCCATCCAAGGAGATCATCGTCGCAGCAGATGCATCGAAGTACGGCCTTGGCGCAGTCATCATGCATCGGTTCCCGACCGGTGAAGTGAAGGCAATCGCTCATGCCTCTCGCTCACTGACCCCGGCAGAAATGAACTACGGACAAGTGGAAAAGGAAGCATTGGCCCTGATTTTCGCTGTCACTCGCTTCCACAAGATGCTGTACGGACGCCACTTTCTCCTGCAGACCGATCACCAACCGCTCCTCAAGGTTTTCGGTTCCAAGAAAGGTATTCCTGTTTACACCGCGAACCGATTGCAGCGTTGGGCCTTGACACTCCTGCTGTATGATTTCGACATCAAGCACGTTTCAACGACAAACTTCGGCTATGCAGATTTCCTTTCGCGGCTGATGTCATCGCAACGAAGGCCGGATGAAGATTACGTGATAGCCGCCGTATACGTCGAATCCGAAGCGAAAGCAATACTCGAAGACACCATCAGCAACCTCCCAGTCACGCACCAGATGATTGTGGCCGAAACACGAAAGGACCCAGTTCTCCAGCAAGTGATGAACTTCCTCAAGGAGGGTTGGCCGGCCCAACCGAAGCAAATCGCGGATCCAGATGTTAAGAAGTACTTCGCAAGACGAGatggacttcaagttgttgacgACTGCATCATGTTCGGCGATCGAATCGTCGTTCCCCTCAAGTTTCGAAGGCGGATTGTTCGACAATTGCATCGTGGACACCCAGGAATGGACCGGATGAAGTCTCTGGCCCGAAGCTACATCTACTGGCCGAATGTGGATGACGACGTGACGCAGTTCGTTCAAGAGTGCACAGCGTGCGCTGAAGCAGCAAAGTCTCCGACAAAAGCAAGCCTGGAGTCGTGGCCTCTTGCAGTCAAGCCGTGGCAACGCGTCCACATTGATTTCGCTGGCCCAATCGACGGTTATTACTATTTTGTCATCGTGGATGCCTACTCGAAGTGGCCTGAAATTTTTCGCACCCGTTCCATCACCACAACTGCAACCCTGGATCTGCTACGTGAGACGTTTTCCCGTTTCGGCAACCCGGACACTCTGGTCTCGGACAACGGCACGCAATTCACCAGCGTGCAGTTTCAGCAGTATTGCCGTGAAAATGGTATCACCCACCTCCGCACTGCTCCCTACCATCCGCAGTCCAATGGTCAAGCGGAACGATTCGTTGACTCCCTCAAGCGCGGTCTCAAGAAGCTGAGCAAGGGGGAAGGCTCACCAACACTGGAGCACCTGCAGACATTCCTCTCGGTGTATCGCTCAACTCCAAATCGAAACACACCGCAATCGACGTCTCCTGCAGAAGCGTTCCTCGGAAGACCAGTACGCACCACATTGGACCTCTTGAAGAAGCCTGCTCCTGAAGCCCCAGGTGCCAAGAACCTCAAGCAGAATGAGCAGTTCAATCGCCGGCATGGAGCAATCAAGCGCGACTTCGAAGAAGATGACCTGGTGTACGTTGAACAGCATTTCCGGAATACCAAGTCATGGATGCCAGGTCGAGTCATCGAACGGAAAGGTTCTGTTCATTACATTGTGTCGCTGGAAAACAACGGAAGACCGAAGCTGGTTAGAGCGCATGTCAACCAAATGCGCCCTCGCTACGATACCGCCGTTCCAGAACCAACGACGCAGCTACCGTGGGAAGTCTTGCTCGATGAAGTACAGCTACAAGCTACAGCGGTACTGGCTGATCCCGAAGAACAGCCTGATATTGTCGAAGCTCTTGTTCCTGTTGTCACCCCGCCACCGGTCTTGGAAGAAGCTGCTGGTCCGGTACAAGCTACGTCTGGCATTCCGCCGATTGAAGATGATGAAGCTCCGACCGTACCACCGCCGGTCTCATCGGAACCAGTTGAAGGATATCTGCGACGTTCTGTACGAGTATCAAGAATTCCAAGATGGCTGTCGTCCTACGACATATTCTAA